One Ranitomeya imitator isolate aRanImi1 chromosome 1, aRanImi1.pri, whole genome shotgun sequence DNA window includes the following coding sequences:
- the LOC138652304 gene encoding histidine protein methyltransferase 1 homolog, translating into MSFQFNFNIEEPEGSPDECEQSHPKESHDINRSCGNHSASCAAETLSCNPATEHHIPKDVSSVLEDTVVESSLGLQFVNVSVVEMTLSNSDVHGEDIVNKCITSNSDLISGVYEGGMKIWECTFDLIKYFEDEDVNFEGKSVLDLGCGAGLLGIFSLKQKANVVHFQDYNSTVIEEITIPNVLLNCDSDSLAHNIDGVSSKKRAKKSDVKAGLLNKCRFFSGEWSHFTQLMQEPPMKYDIIVTSETVYNPTYYSALHEVFQNLLANNGIVYLASKSHYFGVGGGVHLFETFIIERKLFNIHTLKVLDDGLQRILLSLLFKQKS; encoded by the coding sequence ATGTCATTTCAATTTAATTTCAATATTGAAGAGCCAGAAGGCAGTCCTGATGAATGTGAACAAAGCCATCCAAAGGAGTCTCATGACATTAATAGATCGTGTGGAAACCACAGTGCTAGTTGTGCAGCTGAAACCTTATCCTGCAACCCAGCTACTGAGCACCACATACCTAAAGATGTTTCCAGCGTACTAGAAGACACTGTTGTCGAGAGCAGCTTGGGCCTGCAATTTGTAAATGTCTCTGTTGTGGAAATGACATTGTCCAATTCAGACgtgcatggagaagacatagtgAACAAATGCATTACATCTAACTCTGACCTGATTTCTGGTGTATATGAAGGGGGAATGAAGATTTGGGAGTGCACATTTGATCTTATAAAATATTTTGAAGATGAGGATGTTAACTTTGAAGGGAAAAGTGTTTTGGATCTTGGTTGCGGAGCTGGATTGTTAGGAATATTCTCCTTGAAACAAAAAGCCAACGTTGTTCATTTTCAAGACTACAACAGCACTGTAATAGAAGAAATTACCATTCCCAACGTGCTGTTAAACTGCGATAGTGACAGTTTAGCACATAATATTGATGGTGTATCTAGTAAGAAAAGAGCAAAAAAATCTGATGTGAAGGCTGGACTGCTGAACAAGTGTCGCTTCTTCTCTGGGGAGTGGTCTCATTTTACTCAACTGATGCAAGAACCTCCTATGAAATATGACATTATTGTAACATCAGAGACTGTATATAATCCGACTTACTACAGTGCGTTGCATGAGGTCTTTCAGAATTTATTGGCCAACAACGGAATAGTTTACCTGGCAAGCAAATCCCATTACTTTGGAGTTGGAGGGGGTGTTCATCTTTTTGAGACTTTTATTATAGAGCGTAAACTGTTTAATATCCATACTTTAAAAGTCCTTGATGATGGGCTTCAGAGAATTCTTCTCAGTTTGCTCTTTAAACAGAAGTCGTAG